The genome window acccaaacccaaaatgggtagcaagagatccaaaatcagcctccaacagagtacctatacgggagacttattttgggttgtctgagaggcacaaccaaaatatgagtatcctctctcctggaaacccatttgcagaaaggattctcttttgggtcttgttgttggagatgaTGCCGAATAAGTATTGAACATTTTGcctatagcgctacccaaaggacgaatAGATCTTGTATTTTagatgttgttgttggagatagcctaagaAATAAAGTCGACTCTCTGTCCCACGAAGGAAGAAACCACATGTTTTGTATTGGGAGGAAACAGGCAGTTTTTTCGACGTGGGGCCTGCAATTCGACTGCTCATGCCTGCACTGTGCACCAATTGTCGGCAGCGCCCAGCGCTAGGCAATCGCACTGGCTTCCACTTGCTATAGCCATGTCGAGCGCCTGCACCACCCTCCGTGTTGCCACTTCTAACCTAGCCAGCGCCTGCATGCGCTTCTCGCAGTAGCTCCCCAACATCATCCTTGTGCCTAGCCACACCCGCCGTGCCGGCAGTACGTGCTTGCAACGTGGCGACGCGGTTGCAACATGCTGGCCGCTGCCCCACCCCTGGCACCTGGCACCACCATTGCATAGCGATAGACACACCACTGCACGCCGACACTGGAATTGCCGTCAAGCCGCGCCCACATGCCAGCAGGCTGCTTTGTCGTGCCACGCGTCAGCCCTGCAGCGCAACGTGGATCCGCCCACTCGTGCCACTACCACACTCTCGTTGCTCTCTGTGCCGTTCATTGCCCGCTCTCCAACCTTTACACCGCTGCGACGTGCTGTGCGGGGTCGTCGAGCTTGAGACGCCGGCGGTCGTGTGCCTGTGATGTGAATaggacaagaagaagatgtgGTGAGACCATGGGAGAGACAACGTGAATGAATGACAAAAATTTATTAGGAGCAGACAACAACATTGTATGTAGCAGTTTCTAGCTGCAGTGTCTTGCTGATGTGGCAGCTATAGAGACAATCTGATGGTTTCTGGCTTTGGACTATCGTCACAGGTGCTTTGTATAAAACAAGACTTAGACACTACTTCCGTCAAGAAAGGAACGCAATTCTAGTACTCTACCAAATTAGAGTGTCTTGGGTTTGATtaactatatataaaaaaaaatatcaatatttgcGATATCGAATAAATATTATTATATTTGTCATGAGATATCTTTTTATAGTATATGCATTTGGTATCACAAACATTAATATTTGTATCTACATATTTGGCCAAATTTTAGATACTTTTGTTAACAAAGAATGCATCTGAAACTGCATATTTTTTGGGACGGAGGTACAAAACATTATGTACAAGAAGATTCCATAGATGTTTGGGAAGAATGAGCGCGGGAACTACAGCTGGGCATAAGTGGGCTAGACAGTTCTCTTGGGTAACAAGGAAAGGTTAGATGCACGTACGAGGGATGGATGTGTTGTCTCCGCCGGTAAGCAGCAACAAGGTTCCATGACAATATAATGTGTGGGAGAAGAAAGAAACGCCCAAAGCTGTGCCGCGCTCAGTCTGTGCGTGGGATCGTCATTGATCTACCGTGTTCATCGAGGTAGATAGCGTGCGTGTGTGTTCCTtcttaaccaaaaaaaaaaaatgtcgtcgttcaacgacgatgaagagcctcttcggaagcctgggcCGGCGGTGAGTCTGACGCAGCGAGTGCAGCTGATCAAGTACCACAGCCCGCACGCGCCTCTGGCCCCTAACAACCAGAAGGTGGTGCTGGATCTCAAGGgcgcctcctccgccgcctccagggCACCCCTGGACCTCGTCACGGTCATCGATGTCAGCGGCAGCATGGATTACGAAGGCAGGCTCGACAGCGCGAAGAAAGCCCTCCGCTTCATCATCCGCAAGCTCACCGACGACGACCGCCTCAGCATCGTCATGTTCGACCACGAAGCCACCCGCATCTGTCCGCTGCGCTGCGCCACCGAGGCCGCCAAGGTTGACCTGGAGGCCCTCGTCGGCAGGCTCGTGACCCGTGGCGCCACCAACATCCAGGCCGGCCTATACACCGGACTCAGCGTCCTCAGCCAACGCAGGTTCACCGCCGGCCGCGCCGCCAACATCATGCTCTTGTCCGACGGCGGTGAGAACATTGGCGACGCCAGAAGAGTCGATCCCGGCGACGTGCCCGTCCACACCTTCGGTTTCGGCTCAGACCACGACTCCACGTTGATGGGCGCTATCTCAAGGAGGAGCCTCGGCGGGGTGTACAACTTCGTGGATGAGAGCAACAAGCCCACCATCCTGTCGGAGACGTTCTCCCAGATCCTGGCCGGCCTCGTCACCATCGTCGCGCAGGACCTCGAGCTCACCGTCACGCCGTTCCTGGACGAGGCCACCATCAAGGCGGTGGAAGCCGGGACCTACCCACGGAAAGCCGCCACCGACGGCTCCTCCTCCGTCGCCATCCAGTTCGGCACCCTCTACAGCACGGAGGAGCGCAAGGTCGTCGTCGAGCTCGCTCTCAGAGACCACTCCTCCTTCCGCCCGTACAACGCCGACGTCGCCAAGGTGCAGTACAGGTTCAGCTTCGAGGGCCAGCAGTTCACCTCTAACACCGAGCTGATCACCATACACCGCAGCAAAAGAGCGCCGGCCGGCACGGCTGGCGCACCGCCGCCGCAGGTGCAGGCAGAAGTGGCCCGGCTGAAGCACGCGGACTCCATCAAGGCGGCGATGGACAAGGCCGACGGCGACAAACTGGAGGAGGCACGGAACGTACTGGCGGAGGCGCTGAAAGCGCTGGAGCGCTTGGTCGTCGACCCCATGGTGGACATGCTCCGGAAGGAGCTGGAGAAGCTGCTGGAGCTCTTCAGGACCAAGGAGATCTACCAGAGGCAGGGCCGCCCCGCCGCCATCTCCTCGATCGCCTCCCACGACCGACAGCGCTTCACGGCCAGGGGCGACGCCGAGGACATTCGCATCTTCGCCACGCAACGCATGGATACCTACCTCGAGCAGGCCAAGCAGGGCGAAGATAAGCCAATTCCGACCGCCGATGACGACATCAAGGAAGAGCTGGAGCCGGAGGCGGAGGCCGAGGCGGTACCGAGGCCGGAGCCCGTACCGCAAGACGTGCCAGCTGCGCCCAAGCCCA of Miscanthus floridulus cultivar M001 unplaced genomic scaffold, ASM1932011v1 fs_565_1_2, whole genome shotgun sequence contains these proteins:
- the LOC136532259 gene encoding uncharacterized protein, which codes for MSSFNDDEEPLRKPGPAVSLTQRVQLIKYHSPHAPLAPNNQKVVLDLKGASSAASRAPLDLVTVIDVSGSMDYEGRLDSAKKALRFIIRKLTDDDRLSIVMFDHEATRICPLRCATEAAKVDLEALVGRLVTRGATNIQAGLYTGLSVLSQRRFTAGRAANIMLLSDGGENIGDARRVDPGDVPVHTFGFGSDHDSTLMGAISRRSLGGVYNFVDESNKPTILSETFSQILAGLVTIVAQDLELTVTPFLDEATIKAVEAGTYPRKAATDGSSSVAIQFGTLYSTEERKVVVELALRDHSSFRPYNADVAKVQYRFSFEGQQFTSNTELITIHRSKRAPAGTAGAPPPQVQAEVARLKHADSIKAAMDKADGDKLEEARNVLAEALKALERLVVDPMVDMLRKELEKLLELFRTKEIYQRQGRPAAISSIASHDRQRFTARGDAEDIRIFATQRMDTYLEQAKQGEDKPIPTADDDIKEELEPEAEAEAVPRPEPVPQDVPAAPKPKAWEGRTLSLGLRSVTAVLSLVAFSVMLSAMTSTWDGDSYGPYEPYRSDGNTPFTFMMQIDFLFNNAKKA